One Coregonus clupeaformis isolate EN_2021a chromosome 33, ASM2061545v1, whole genome shotgun sequence DNA window includes the following coding sequences:
- the LOC121548502 gene encoding 26S proteasome regulatory subunit 4-like: MGQSQSGGHGPGGGKKDDKDKKKKYEPPIPTRVGKRKKKSKGPDAASKLPLVTPHTHCRLKLLKQERIKDYLLMEEEFIRNQEQMKPLEEKQEEERSKVDDLRGTPMSVGNLEEIIDDNHAIVSTSVGSEHYVSILSFVDKDLLEPGCSVLLNHKVHAVIGVLMDDTDPLVTVMKVEKAPQETYADIGGLDSQIQEIKESVELPLTHPEYYEEMGIKPPKGVILYGAPGTGKTLLAKAVANQTSATFLRVVGSELIQKYLGDGPKLVRELFRVAEEHAPSIVFIDEIDAIGTKRYDSNSGGEREIQRTLLELLNQLDGFDSRGDVKVIMATNRIETLDPALIRPGRIDRKIEFPLPDEKTKRRIFNIHTSRMTVADDVTLDDLILAKDDLSGADIKAICTEAGLMALRERRMKVTNEDFKKSKENVLYKKQEGTPEGLYL, encoded by the exons ATG GGTCAAAGCCAGAGTGGGGGCCATGGACCTGGTGGAGGCAAGAAGGATGACAAG GACAAGAAGAAGAAGTATGAGCCTCCCATCCCCACCAGAGttgggaagaggaagaagaagagcaaGGGACCAGATGCGGCCAGCAAGCTACCTTTAG TCACCCCTCACACCCACTGCCGGCTGAAGCTGCTGAAGCAGGAGAGGATCAAAGACTACCTGCTGATGGAGGAGGAGTTTATCAGGAACCAGGAGCAGATGAAACCGTTGGAGGAAAAACAGGAG GAGGAGAGGTCCAAGGTGGATGATCTGAGGGGAACCCCCATGTCTGTGGGGAACCTGGAGGAGATCATTGATGATAACCATGCCATCGTGTCTACGTCAGTAGGGTCAGAGCACTACGTCAGCATCCTCTCCTTCGTAGACAAAGACCTGCTGGAGCCCGGCTGCTCTGTACTACTCAACCACAAG GTCCATGCTGTGATTGGTGTCCTAATGGACGACACTGATCCCCTGGTCACAGTGATGAAGGTGGAGAAGGCCCCTCAGGAGACCTACGCGGACATAGGAGGTCTGGACAGCCAGATCCAGGAAATCAAG GAGTCAGTGGAGCTGCCCCTCACCCACCCTGAGTACTATGAGGAGATGGGCATTAAGCCTCCTAAAGGAGTCATCCTCTACGGAGCACCTGGCACTG gTAAGACCCTGCTGGCCAAGGCGGTGGCCAACCAGACGTCAGCTACGTTTCTGCGTGTGGTGGGCTCTGAGCTGATCCAGAAGTACCTTGGGGACGGGCCCAAGCTGGTCCGAGAGTTGTTCAGGGTGGCCGAGGAACACGCACCCTCCATCGTCTTCATCGATGAGATAGACGCCATCGGCACTAAAAG ATATGACTCTAACTCTGGAGGAGAAAGGGAGATCCAGAGGACTTTGCTGGAGCTTCTCAACCAGCTGGATGGTTTTGATTCCAGAGGAGACGTGAAGGTGATCATGGCCACCAACAGGATAGAGACTCTGGACCCTGCCCTCATCAGGCCTG GGCGTATTGACAGGAAGATAGAGTTCCCTCTGCCTGATGAGAAGACCAAGAGGAGGATCTTCAACATCCACACCAGCAGGATGACCGTAGCAGACGACGTCACCCTGGACGACCTGATCTTGGCTAAAGATGACCTATCAGGAGCTGACATCAAG GCCATCTGTACTGAGGCTGGCCTCATGGCCCTTAGAGAGCGCAGGATGAAGGTCACCAACGAGGACTTCAAGAAGTCCAAGGAGAATGTGCTGTACAAGAAGCAGGAGGGCACGCCGGAGGGCCTgtacctctaa